Proteins co-encoded in one Bradyrhizobium sp. 170 genomic window:
- a CDS encoding type I secretion system permease/ATPase: MLMPPLRLQTMSPPRTPLKTALRACVGSLGLVFAYSCSYNLLLLAPSIYLLQIYDRVLSSRSSDTLLMLTLIVAFTVVVGGVLDALRRAALGRMGEWLEEELHPATLSTCFKYAYEVDRARASEAYRDLTTLRQFAQSGACSTLFDVLWTPLFLGVLFLVHPLLGVIGTLSALLLLGLGLLGDRLTEGPLARSAAAQTRSQGWFGMAVGNLHVIRAMGMLDGAARLIRQAAQDARSEQEVVQRRHEIIMLISKPMRALTQVLIMGTAAWLVLEQGRSPAIIFAASMLFGRALPPIEGAIAGWKAFAMAQAAYRRLNGIMSAVTPVANVKTLPDRPKGDLIVNNVAAVLPGTSHLFLNGVSFCLAPGECLGIIGPSGSGKSTLGKIITGISAPTAGSVLLDGVDISVVRDLGGGRRLGYLPQDIDLFGETVKDIIGRLGDADLQKVIEAAKMAGLHETIIRLPQAYDTVLVGGGANLPRGFRQRLGLARAFFGDPHLVVLDEPNSSLDALGERMLFDAIEWMKATNTSVIIITHRIGILGVTDKIAIMQDGAVTAFGESREVFERCLARPQVASREPVRGRSDQNCERSVATSPQPISP, translated from the coding sequence ATGCTGATGCCACCGCTCCGGCTGCAAACGATGTCACCACCGCGGACGCCGTTGAAGACGGCCTTGCGGGCCTGCGTGGGGTCGCTTGGACTCGTTTTCGCGTATAGCTGCAGCTATAATCTCCTTCTTCTCGCGCCTTCCATCTATCTGCTTCAGATCTATGATCGCGTTCTGTCGAGCCGCAGCAGCGATACGCTCCTGATGCTGACGCTCATCGTTGCGTTTACCGTCGTGGTTGGCGGCGTGCTTGATGCACTGCGCCGCGCTGCATTGGGCCGGATGGGCGAGTGGCTTGAAGAAGAACTCCATCCGGCAACGCTCTCCACGTGCTTCAAATACGCCTATGAAGTCGATCGGGCGCGGGCATCTGAAGCCTATCGCGATCTTACAACCCTGCGTCAGTTCGCCCAGTCCGGAGCCTGCTCGACCCTGTTTGACGTGCTCTGGACGCCGCTCTTCCTCGGCGTCCTCTTCCTCGTGCATCCGTTACTGGGCGTGATCGGCACACTGAGCGCGCTTCTCCTGCTTGGTCTCGGGCTTCTCGGCGATCGGCTCACCGAGGGGCCGCTGGCGCGGTCGGCCGCCGCACAGACGAGGAGCCAGGGATGGTTCGGCATGGCGGTCGGAAACCTCCACGTGATCAGGGCCATGGGAATGCTCGATGGTGCCGCACGCCTCATCCGCCAGGCTGCGCAGGATGCCAGGAGCGAGCAAGAGGTGGTCCAGCGCCGCCACGAGATCATCATGCTGATCTCCAAACCCATGCGGGCGCTGACGCAGGTGCTGATCATGGGCACTGCCGCCTGGCTCGTCCTGGAGCAGGGCAGGAGCCCGGCCATCATCTTTGCTGCGAGCATGCTGTTCGGACGCGCGCTCCCGCCCATCGAAGGGGCGATCGCGGGCTGGAAGGCATTCGCGATGGCCCAGGCCGCCTACCGCCGGCTCAACGGCATCATGTCCGCTGTCACCCCGGTTGCGAACGTCAAGACCCTCCCGGACAGGCCGAAGGGCGATCTCATCGTGAACAATGTCGCCGCCGTCCTGCCAGGAACGAGCCACTTGTTCCTGAACGGCGTTTCGTTCTGTCTGGCGCCTGGTGAATGCCTTGGCATTATCGGTCCATCCGGCTCCGGCAAATCCACGCTTGGCAAGATCATCACGGGAATCTCCGCTCCGACGGCAGGCTCGGTCCTGCTCGATGGCGTCGACATTTCGGTCGTGCGCGATTTGGGCGGCGGCCGGCGCCTTGGATATCTGCCGCAGGATATCGATCTCTTCGGAGAAACGGTAAAGGACATCATTGGCCGGCTGGGCGACGCCGATTTGCAGAAGGTCATTGAAGCAGCAAAGATGGCCGGCCTTCACGAGACCATCATTCGGCTGCCGCAGGCGTACGATACGGTCCTCGTTGGCGGAGGCGCCAATCTTCCACGCGGGTTTCGCCAGCGCCTCGGCCTTGCACGGGCGTTCTTCGGCGACCCACACCTCGTGGTCCTGGACGAGCCGAACTCCAGCCTCGACGCGCTCGGCGAGCGCATGCTGTTCGACGCCATTGAATGGATGAAGGCGACCAATACCAGTGTCATCATCATCACCCACCGGATCGGGATCCTGGGCGTAACGGACAAGATTGCCATCATGCAGGACGGCGCGGTTACCGCCTTCGGCGAGAGCAGGGAAGTTTTCGAGAGGTGTTTGGCGCGCCCGCAAGTTGCTTCGCGCGAACCGGTGCGAGGTCGCTCGGACCAAAACTGCGAACGCAGCGTTGCCACCTCACCGCAACCGATTTCGCCATGA
- a CDS encoding tetratricopeptide repeat protein, which translates to MGNWGGKYLNQTAFRAALGALLLAVVLCAGASAQVADNGPPLEGEAYTAAETAYKAFGQGDYKASATSAAEAVALRPDLLRLHLLLIDSLVAAGELTQAEQVTKAASATFAGNQELEGRQAIIRQRLAQRPAGEGYKALEKGDPKAAVRAARSAVEYAPDSMSYRLLLLSAQLADNDLAGALTTATEAIALDRADHVPLVWRGYLNQRLRKRADAVSDFRAALAIPGLTEPQQKNIRLIAADAALASGDFNAAIELLGSYPRTDPKVITRLTDAEGARQRVGVLQSNGNNMPAPIQNCLANASGVRCELEAPLVSSILTPVASAEEKAAAEIYEAKERAYQAERDKDYKLAVAEARKAVELEPDAVASRLLLVNILMSAGRPAEAETEATKAINAGHASAEIYAQRGYARSKLKNFNGAMSDWETALKEGLPSGQARNIRLSLADAALTSNEPLRALRALQKLAVSYDTAIRKAYALQALGRKEESLPEFRTAERLATTTVQRDGALRAQINTLVELDRKPEARVLFDHAIAHGKLTSIRDADVGYLAVAVGNDEIALARFDRAHAHGQLPARATIDAGYTAMRRFENPKAIAYLMEGIDAKADGRIDIDDQKLFETRRTVSDLARVWGINTSVSYGKVGSAPNPFLITTTAPSSYTSQLGTEFYYRPEGFGYRNGAIFELFGRLFETLYDQSGGPTGGRTTQGMVGARWKPFSNANLVFEVDKLIALGDAARDDTLLRALYSYTVGTDLRVLDASWPTWYVYAEVDRFLEKRQLVAIMEGRFGRSFRLDPISSKLVFFPHAVLAANYDDSFANRSAYSAGAGGSLRYWFGETKYMAPPSYWELTLQYRWRLAGDQRAQGIFAQTSINY; encoded by the coding sequence ATGGGCAATTGGGGCGGAAAATACCTGAACCAGACGGCATTTCGGGCGGCGCTGGGGGCGCTTTTGCTCGCCGTGGTTCTGTGCGCCGGTGCCAGCGCCCAGGTCGCTGATAACGGCCCTCCGCTCGAGGGGGAAGCCTACACGGCGGCGGAAACCGCTTACAAGGCGTTCGGCCAGGGCGACTACAAGGCTTCCGCCACAAGCGCCGCAGAGGCTGTGGCGCTCCGTCCAGATCTCTTGCGCCTGCACTTGCTCCTGATCGATTCGCTGGTCGCCGCAGGCGAGCTCACCCAGGCCGAGCAGGTGACCAAGGCAGCATCGGCGACTTTCGCGGGCAACCAGGAGCTCGAAGGGCGGCAGGCGATTATTCGGCAGCGCCTCGCCCAGCGGCCGGCCGGTGAAGGCTACAAGGCGCTTGAGAAGGGTGATCCAAAGGCAGCGGTCCGGGCGGCGCGCAGCGCGGTCGAATATGCCCCGGACTCGATGTCGTACCGCCTGTTGTTGCTGAGCGCCCAACTCGCGGACAATGATCTGGCCGGCGCATTGACGACCGCCACCGAAGCCATTGCGCTCGATCGGGCAGACCATGTCCCCCTGGTATGGCGTGGCTATCTCAACCAGCGTCTGAGAAAGCGCGCCGACGCCGTTTCTGACTTTCGCGCTGCTCTCGCGATACCGGGCCTGACCGAGCCACAGCAAAAGAATATCCGCCTGATCGCCGCGGATGCAGCTCTTGCATCGGGGGACTTCAACGCCGCGATAGAGTTGTTGGGCAGTTATCCGCGAACCGATCCCAAGGTCATCACCCGACTGACCGACGCCGAAGGCGCACGCCAACGCGTGGGGGTGCTACAGAGCAACGGCAATAATATGCCAGCGCCGATACAGAACTGTTTAGCCAATGCCAGTGGTGTTCGCTGCGAACTCGAGGCCCCCCTGGTTTCGAGTATTCTGACTCCCGTTGCATCTGCTGAAGAGAAAGCTGCAGCAGAAATCTACGAGGCGAAAGAACGCGCTTATCAGGCCGAACGAGACAAGGACTACAAATTAGCCGTCGCTGAGGCGCGCAAAGCCGTGGAGCTTGAACCCGATGCCGTTGCGAGCCGGCTTCTGCTTGTCAACATCCTGATGTCTGCCGGCCGCCCCGCGGAGGCCGAGACTGAGGCGACCAAGGCAATCAATGCGGGGCATGCGAGCGCTGAAATCTACGCGCAACGCGGCTATGCGAGGAGCAAGCTAAAGAATTTCAATGGTGCGATGTCGGACTGGGAAACCGCCCTGAAGGAAGGCCTTCCTTCCGGTCAAGCCCGCAACATCAGACTTTCGCTCGCCGATGCCGCCTTGACTTCCAACGAGCCCCTGCGGGCGTTGCGCGCGTTGCAGAAATTAGCCGTCAGCTATGACACGGCGATCCGCAAGGCCTATGCGCTGCAGGCGCTTGGGCGAAAGGAAGAATCGCTCCCTGAGTTCAGGACAGCTGAACGGTTGGCAACCACCACTGTCCAGAGGGACGGCGCGCTTCGGGCGCAGATCAACACCTTGGTCGAGCTAGACCGCAAACCAGAAGCCCGCGTCCTGTTCGATCATGCGATAGCCCATGGTAAATTGACTTCCATCCGAGATGCCGACGTTGGCTACCTCGCCGTCGCCGTTGGCAATGATGAGATTGCGCTGGCGCGCTTCGACCGCGCGCATGCACATGGACAATTGCCGGCTCGGGCGACAATCGATGCGGGATATACCGCCATGCGGCGGTTTGAGAATCCAAAAGCGATTGCGTATCTCATGGAAGGAATCGACGCCAAGGCAGACGGACGGATCGACATTGACGATCAGAAGCTGTTCGAGACGCGACGGACGGTCTCAGACCTGGCCCGCGTATGGGGCATCAACACTTCGGTTTCATACGGCAAGGTTGGTTCGGCGCCCAATCCGTTCCTGATAACGACAACGGCACCTAGTAGTTACACCTCGCAATTGGGAACCGAGTTCTATTATCGCCCGGAAGGGTTCGGATACAGGAATGGCGCGATATTCGAGCTGTTCGGTCGCCTTTTCGAAACCCTCTATGACCAGTCCGGCGGGCCTACGGGCGGACGCACGACACAGGGCATGGTAGGCGCCCGCTGGAAGCCGTTCTCGAACGCCAACCTGGTTTTTGAAGTCGACAAGCTTATTGCTCTTGGCGATGCGGCACGCGATGACACGCTGCTGCGCGCGCTCTACTCCTACACGGTCGGGACGGACCTGCGCGTTTTGGATGCGAGCTGGCCGACCTGGTACGTCTACGCGGAAGTGGATCGCTTCCTCGAGAAGCGACAGCTGGTCGCGATCATGGAAGGCCGCTTCGGACGAAGCTTCCGGCTCGATCCCATCAGCAGCAAACTGGTATTCTTCCCGCACGCCGTGCTGGCTGCAAACTACGACGATTCATTTGCAAACCGTTCCGCCTACTCGGCCGGCGCAGGTGGTTCGTTGCGCTACTGGTTCGGCGAGACAAAATACATGGCGCCGCCCTCGTACTGGGAGTTGACGCTGCAGTATCGCTGGCGGCTCGCCGGGGATCAGCGAGCCCAGGGAATCTTTGCGCAGACGTCGATCAATTATTGA
- a CDS encoding HlyD family type I secretion periplasmic adaptor subunit, with amino-acid sequence MWEAPRWLRSAPPALRDRLRGITWTGNLLAFGFVVGLGTWSTYAPLESAAIAVGTVESESSRKTIQHLEGGIIRKILVADGDVVRAGQTLISLEDTKARAETQSLQGQLWEAMAREARLQAEQRGEERVSFPAWLETAQRAIPSVTDILAGQQAIFETRRQVFQSQVAVNREKRSQVEKEIEGLRAQESAASRRIEIVREEAATVAMLVNKGLERRPRLLNLEREMADIEGRRGEIVAQISRAGQVINESQATLLKLEHDRQNEIAQSLREVQNQIFQLRERLQAADDQLSRTAVRAPEDGVVTDLKIHTPGGVIGAGAPLMDLVPRQDRLIVIARVRPEDIDVVRPGLSADVNLLPYNQRRVPRLHGIVTHVSADRLVDKRTDQPYYAAKIRVQDPAVAGIDGVPIIPGMPAQVFIKTGRGTVALYALSPLLDSFHSAFRED; translated from the coding sequence ATTTGGGAAGCCCCACGGTGGCTGAGATCGGCACCGCCGGCGCTCCGCGATCGGCTTCGCGGTATCACCTGGACAGGAAACTTGCTGGCTTTCGGCTTTGTCGTTGGTCTTGGCACCTGGTCAACCTATGCCCCGCTCGAGAGCGCCGCGATTGCTGTCGGCACCGTCGAATCCGAGTCGAGCCGCAAGACGATTCAGCACCTCGAGGGTGGCATCATCAGGAAAATTCTGGTCGCGGATGGCGACGTTGTCCGCGCGGGACAGACACTGATCTCGTTGGAGGACACCAAGGCTCGTGCCGAAACCCAGAGCCTGCAAGGCCAGTTGTGGGAGGCGATGGCACGAGAAGCACGGCTGCAGGCGGAACAGCGCGGAGAGGAGCGGGTGTCGTTTCCGGCCTGGCTGGAGACGGCACAGCGCGCTATTCCGTCGGTCACGGATATTCTTGCCGGCCAGCAAGCCATTTTCGAAACGCGCCGGCAGGTCTTTCAATCGCAAGTGGCCGTGAACCGGGAAAAAAGGTCGCAGGTAGAAAAAGAGATCGAAGGTCTCAGGGCGCAGGAAAGCGCGGCATCGAGGCGCATCGAAATTGTCCGCGAGGAGGCGGCTACGGTCGCCATGCTCGTCAACAAGGGGCTTGAACGGCGTCCGCGGCTTCTGAACCTCGAGCGGGAGATGGCTGACATCGAGGGGCGGCGGGGTGAGATTGTCGCGCAGATATCGCGCGCCGGGCAGGTTATCAACGAATCGCAGGCAACTCTCCTCAAACTGGAGCATGACCGTCAAAACGAGATCGCGCAGTCGCTGCGCGAGGTTCAGAACCAGATTTTTCAGCTACGCGAGCGATTGCAGGCGGCCGACGACCAGCTGTCGCGAACGGCGGTCAGGGCGCCCGAGGACGGCGTGGTAACCGACCTGAAGATCCATACGCCAGGTGGCGTGATCGGCGCCGGCGCACCTCTCATGGATTTGGTGCCCCGGCAAGACCGGCTCATCGTGATTGCACGCGTCAGGCCCGAGGACATCGATGTGGTCCGTCCCGGACTGAGCGCCGATGTGAATCTTCTGCCCTACAATCAGCGCCGCGTACCACGGCTCCATGGGATTGTGACGCATGTTTCCGCCGACCGTCTGGTCGACAAGCGCACGGATCAACCCTACTACGCAGCGAAGATTCGCGTGCAGGATCCGGCGGTCGCGGGGATCGATGGTGTCCCGATCATTCCGGGAATGCCGGCCCAGGTGTTCATCAAGACGGGTCGCGGCACAGTGGCGCTCTACGCCCTCAGCCCTCTGCTCGACAGCTTCCACAGCGCGTTCCGCGAGGATTAA
- a CDS encoding glycosyltransferase family 2 protein, whose product MLILAALAGLLSVPVAVLLVEVIAALKAPKLEPFEAKELNIEKRVAVIVPAHNESAGLVPTLQDISAQLGAGDRLIVVADNCTDDTAAVAAASGAEVIVRNDPERIGKGFAMGWGVSHLSQNPPDFVLFVDADCRLEADLIEGLRRTCHQVQRPVQALFLMRSAENSPINHSFAEFAWVLRNWVRPLGLRNLHGPVQLMGTGMMFPWSAISSVPLASGHLVEDLKLGLDLAETGKAPYFFPFVRVTSTLPTSAKGTESQRQRWVQGHLATIGKFVPRLLAVGIKRGDLNVLALALDLLVPPLSLLALLVVGTTVLTSSVALLGGPWLPALIAGGNLVGFFLSVALAWSKFGRQVFPAREALSFGTFALKKIQFYGRMLIGGTASQWIRTDRSNP is encoded by the coding sequence ATGTTGATCTTGGCCGCACTGGCTGGGTTGCTCAGCGTTCCCGTCGCTGTCCTGCTCGTTGAAGTAATTGCAGCTCTCAAGGCGCCAAAGCTGGAGCCTTTCGAGGCCAAAGAATTAAATATCGAGAAGCGCGTCGCGGTAATTGTTCCTGCGCACAATGAGAGCGCGGGACTTGTTCCGACGCTGCAGGATATCAGTGCGCAGCTCGGCGCTGGAGACCGCCTGATCGTCGTTGCCGATAACTGCACCGACGACACCGCGGCAGTTGCGGCTGCATCGGGTGCCGAGGTCATTGTCCGCAACGACCCCGAAAGAATTGGCAAGGGATTTGCGATGGGGTGGGGTGTAAGCCACCTTAGCCAGAACCCGCCCGATTTTGTTCTCTTTGTCGACGCCGATTGCCGGCTTGAGGCCGACCTGATCGAAGGGCTCAGGCGAACCTGTCACCAGGTTCAGCGGCCGGTACAAGCGCTGTTCTTGATGCGAAGCGCTGAAAATTCACCCATCAATCACAGCTTCGCGGAGTTCGCCTGGGTTCTCAGAAACTGGGTCCGTCCGCTTGGACTAAGAAACCTTCATGGCCCCGTTCAACTGATGGGGACAGGAATGATGTTTCCGTGGAGTGCGATCAGCTCCGTTCCACTGGCCAGCGGTCACCTGGTGGAGGATTTGAAGCTGGGGCTCGATCTGGCGGAAACAGGCAAAGCTCCGTACTTCTTTCCGTTCGTGAGGGTTACCAGCACGTTACCCACAAGCGCCAAGGGGACCGAGAGTCAGCGTCAGCGCTGGGTACAGGGGCATCTCGCCACAATCGGGAAATTCGTTCCGCGACTTCTCGCTGTCGGTATAAAGCGCGGCGACTTAAACGTCCTTGCGTTGGCGCTCGATCTTCTGGTGCCGCCGCTCTCTCTTCTTGCGCTATTGGTCGTCGGGACGACGGTCCTGACCTCGTCGGTTGCACTGCTTGGAGGGCCGTGGCTGCCCGCCCTGATCGCAGGCGGCAATCTCGTCGGATTTTTCTTAAGTGTTGCTCTGGCTTGGTCTAAATTTGGACGTCAGGTTTTTCCTGCGCGTGAGGCATTATCATTCGGCACTTTTGCATTGAAAAAAATCCAGTTCTACGGCCGCATGTTGATCGGCGGCACGGCGTCCCAATGGATACGGACCGACCGATCAAACCCCTAA
- a CDS encoding PEP-CTERM sorting domain-containing protein, producing MSLRSRLLIALSTAMLGSTAAYAVPVTVTSYEMNNGNGLIQNGNYNYFDSTYSVPTNANTNGSSLVVPSNGAPKEALLTGGTGKLTDNVIPAQNYSFVPQNYVGWKYQDPTIKFHLEAGKSVSTITLYVASSYAGSLGFMGLVGQPASVDISVTTLGNTTFTPSYTTTFTDYLGDKYNGTEVITLAFSSPILSSDTFSLTLNRGPLLLDGINYYNNHVAGYGCDAAGCFLDNVNDFKNSAYTPNLEPWILLSEVQFTAAVPEPSTWIMMLLGFAGLGFGMYRRNARRVPAMA from the coding sequence ATGTCGCTGCGGTCTCGTTTGCTCATTGCTCTGTCTACAGCCATGCTTGGCTCTACGGCTGCATATGCGGTCCCGGTCACCGTCACCAGCTACGAGATGAACAACGGCAATGGGCTGATTCAGAACGGCAACTACAACTATTTCGATTCGACCTATTCTGTTCCGACCAATGCGAACACCAACGGCTCTTCATTGGTCGTGCCATCAAATGGGGCCCCCAAGGAAGCCTTGCTGACAGGCGGCACCGGCAAACTGACCGACAATGTCATTCCGGCGCAGAATTACTCGTTCGTGCCCCAAAACTACGTCGGCTGGAAATATCAGGATCCCACCATCAAATTTCACCTTGAGGCGGGCAAGAGCGTCAGCACAATTACGTTGTATGTAGCGAGTTCGTACGCTGGTTCGCTTGGCTTTATGGGCCTTGTCGGCCAGCCAGCGTCAGTGGACATTTCGGTCACCACACTTGGCAATACGACTTTCACGCCGAGCTACACGACAACGTTTACGGACTATCTGGGCGACAAGTACAACGGAACTGAAGTTATTACGTTGGCGTTTTCTAGCCCCATCCTGTCCAGTGACACTTTCAGCCTGACCCTGAATAGAGGGCCCTTGCTGCTGGACGGCATCAACTACTACAATAATCATGTCGCCGGATACGGTTGCGACGCCGCCGGTTGCTTCCTCGATAACGTCAACGACTTCAAGAACAGTGCATACACTCCAAATTTGGAGCCTTGGATACTGCTGAGCGAAGTGCAGTTCACTGCTGCCGTGCCTGAACCGTCCACCTGGATCATGATGCTTCTTGGATTTGCGGGGCTGGGTTTTGGCATGTATCGGCGCAACGCCAGACGCGTGCCAGCCATGGCATGA
- a CDS encoding VOC family protein, which translates to MAKNTICLWYDKDAEAAARFYAETFPDSVVGAVHRAPGDYPSGKAGDVLTVEFTVAGVACLGLNGGPAFKHNEAFSFQIATDDQDETDRYWNAIVGNGGQESACGWCKDKWGVSWQITPRVLTDALAAGGDEAKRAFDAMMGMKKIDVAAIKAARRG; encoded by the coding sequence ATGGCAAAGAACACGATTTGCCTCTGGTACGATAAGGACGCCGAGGCTGCTGCACGATTCTACGCCGAGACCTTCCCCGACAGCGTAGTGGGCGCCGTCCACCGTGCACCCGGTGACTATCCATCCGGCAAGGCGGGTGATGTGCTGACGGTCGAATTCACGGTTGCCGGCGTCGCTTGTCTCGGCCTCAATGGCGGTCCAGCGTTCAAACATAACGAAGCCTTCTCGTTTCAGATCGCCACTGACGATCAGGACGAGACCGACCGCTATTGGAACGCCATCGTCGGCAATGGCGGGCAGGAAAGCGCGTGCGGCTGGTGCAAAGACAAATGGGGCGTTTCCTGGCAAATAACGCCGCGCGTGCTAACCGACGCGTTAGCGGCTGGCGGTGATGAAGCGAAGCGCGCATTTGATGCGATGATGGGTATGAAGAAAATAGACGTCGCCGCGATCAAGGCGGCGCGGCGCGGCTGA
- a CDS encoding lytic transglycosylase domain-containing protein, protein MAVAEIALTAAIALAVILGLYIFRSTHPNRQTIEAIDVKALVERIIKVESTGIASKRNKLSSATGAGQFLDDTWLEAVRKHRRDLIKGRSDKELLKLRRDAELTREIITRLVEQYARTLQKRDLPLTSGSLYLAYFAGPAGAVALLSGAEHADAASVMAAADATGRTTRQKLVRANPFLEALTVGDLRNWADHKMRGI, encoded by the coding sequence ATGGCAGTCGCGGAAATCGCTTTAACGGCGGCGATTGCGTTGGCCGTTATCTTAGGCCTCTACATATTTCGCAGTACTCATCCAAACCGGCAGACAATCGAGGCAATCGACGTCAAGGCTCTGGTGGAGCGCATCATCAAAGTCGAATCGACGGGAATTGCGAGTAAAAGGAACAAGCTTTCCAGCGCCACAGGGGCCGGTCAATTTCTTGATGACACATGGCTCGAAGCCGTACGAAAGCATCGCCGCGATCTGATCAAAGGCCGCAGCGACAAAGAACTCTTAAAGTTACGCCGGGACGCAGAACTTACTCGCGAGATCATTACGCGGCTGGTTGAGCAATATGCCAGGACGCTGCAAAAACGGGATCTGCCCCTCACGTCCGGTTCCCTCTATCTAGCCTATTTTGCTGGACCAGCTGGCGCCGTAGCTCTGCTATCCGGCGCAGAACACGCCGACGCCGCATCCGTTATGGCCGCCGCTGACGCGACCGGTCGAACCACCCGCCAAAAACTTGTCAGGGCTAACCCATTCCTCGAGGCACTAACGGTAGGCGATCTCAGAAACTGGGCCGATCATAAGATGCGTGGTATCTAG
- a CDS encoding response regulator transcription factor encodes MENGNQNWWSAQRFSELEDIMDDLINLAELAQGSPPVIVIIEQHVLARTCILNILKRELSGFEVVEMATTNDLNWLSSRDIRLIALNIGDKQITDPTIEDSLTLLAESCPTASVAVLSNRNDDATASAVMQRGVRGFFPTSIPVEVAIAGLRLVLAGGVYRPLPIVGQNRASSLKAISECPDAPELFGANEGNGTTRIVPEKAMVALTPREQHVLEALQLGLPNKLIAVRLNLSENTVKMHIQRIMRKCSAHNRTEAVVRWSRRANGHAQPSRVRSS; translated from the coding sequence ATGGAAAATGGAAATCAAAACTGGTGGAGTGCTCAGCGTTTCTCTGAACTCGAGGATATCATGGACGATCTTATTAATCTCGCAGAACTAGCCCAGGGGTCACCGCCAGTGATCGTGATTATCGAGCAGCATGTCCTGGCGCGCACGTGCATCCTCAATATCCTCAAGAGAGAACTCAGTGGATTCGAGGTCGTCGAGATGGCAACGACAAATGACCTGAACTGGTTATCCAGCAGAGATATCCGCTTGATTGCGCTGAATATCGGGGACAAGCAGATCACTGACCCTACGATCGAGGATAGCCTCACCCTCCTCGCGGAATCCTGCCCGACAGCGTCCGTTGCCGTGTTGTCAAATCGCAACGACGATGCGACGGCTTCAGCTGTGATGCAACGGGGAGTGCGCGGCTTTTTTCCAACATCGATCCCGGTCGAAGTCGCTATTGCCGGATTACGCCTGGTCCTTGCCGGTGGCGTCTACCGACCGTTACCGATCGTTGGGCAAAATAGAGCGTCGAGCCTCAAGGCGATATCGGAATGTCCCGACGCGCCCGAGCTATTCGGAGCTAACGAGGGTAACGGCACCACCAGGATTGTACCGGAGAAGGCGATGGTCGCCCTTACGCCACGCGAACAACATGTGCTCGAGGCGCTGCAGCTCGGCCTTCCCAACAAGTTGATTGCCGTCAGGCTCAACCTTTCGGAAAACACCGTAAAAATGCATATTCAACGCATCATGCGAAAATGCTCCGCGCATAACCGCACCGAGGCGGTCGTTCGCTGGAGCCGGCGAGCCAACGGTCATGCGCAGCCCTCACGCGTGCGGTCATCCTGA